The sequence below is a genomic window from Brettanomyces bruxellensis chromosome 9, complete sequence.
CCTCatactgcttttttgtAATATAACTGCTCTTTGCTTCATCAGTCACAGCCCATTTAGCCATTCCCCTCCAAGTATCCAAAAGCGGATCTTCAGCACGACGAACATTGAACTTCATTCCTACCGGGAGAAAAGATTCAAACTCAAGACGAAGCCTTGAATCAAAGTTTTTAAACAGTGTGGAACCACCAGTAAGAAAAACATCACCCACGATCGAACTAACGTCATCACCAGAAAATCCCAACTCTGAAGGTAGACGCTTAAGTGCAGTTTGTTCACAAAGCTCACCCAACCCGCATTGATCCAAGCCTGCAATCGATGGCTGAAATATAATTTCTGGCACTCTGATACGCTCAACATTAAGATGAATCTGATGTTGCTGGTGCTGTTCATCTGGATCCCAATCTCTTGGTCCTCTGACAAATCTATGAATAATAGACTTCTTCCAGCTGTACTGTGCTTGTAATGTATCATTTATTGTGAATTCCGGGTCATATCTCAGAAGTTCTTCCTCGAGGTCAtatattctcttttcatATTCCTCTTCAACATCTGAGTCTGAACCTTTAGCAATGTCCCTATATATAGACcagtcatcatcatttgcGCCAAACGTATCATTTGGATCATTGTCTATTGTCACATTTGTtgcttttctctttcttccacCACGTCCTTCCGACTCTTCGCTAGCTAAAGAGGCAATGttcttcattctcagcTGTGATGCTCTGGATTTTCTATCCGTTAGTTCCTCCTTCAGACGTATTCTAtcctttctccttttttttaatatacGTAATCTCTTTCTACGGGCTGCAATCCACGAACTTAAATCTGATTTCCTCCACTCCTCATCCTTTTTAGCGGCCTCTTCGGCAGTCTTTCTAGcaatttccttctctttcttggcTCTCTGTCTGGCATCGTATCCAGCTTTCATTAGACGttgttttctcttctccttAATTTGCTCTTCATCTAATTTCTCATCAGGTATATCTatcaaatcaaatgatGGTGGTTGGTCACTTGCATCATTTTCGCCCACATCCTGGTTTCTCGCACGCTTTAAGGAGCGCTCAAGGTTTGAAATATAGTTATGCAAGTCCttgtcatcatcaaatccaGCTTCTCTTAAAGTGCTCACCACTTCCTTTTTGTTCATGCTCTTAAGTTTGGTCTCCATTGTggtgaaatattcataGTCATGCTCCTTTTCTAAAAGCTTTTGAAGCCTTCTCTCACGTGCCTGTTCTTGGAGTTTCTTCATtgtctgcttctttttttcttcttcttgccgAAGCTCCTCCTCcgttttttcttgcttcgCAATCTCATTAAAAGGTGCTTCTAGTGTTatatccttcttttccaaattatCCAAATCAAGGTAGTGGGATACTTCATGCTGGTAATCATTTGAAACATAGCAAAAGTCTTTAACCATATTCTCAACCTGAAAATCATTTATCCTAGAGGGGAAGTATGGATACTTTAATTGCAAGGATGAACTAAGATACTCCACAGCTTGTCTTCCAGCCCAATCAATTCTCTTTGAAACATCCAAGATAGGTTTACCCCCAACAACCGGAATCAATTTCGTTGAGTTGTAACCTGACCCTATAACTAATCCAGTGTTTCCCCCATTATAATAGAAACTGAAAAGGGAATCGACTCCAAAAGTGCACTTTGGCACGCTGTATGTTTCGAACAAAAGCTCTGTTAATCCTGATCTCTGTTGAAAGGGAGAAACCAAAGGCTCTGTCATAATTACTGGGTTCTCAACAAAATCTTGTGAATCAACGCCCACGtgtaaaaatgaatagtCAAGAATTGACTCAACAGAGTTCCAGTTTGTGATTATGGACCCGTCAAAAGGATTCTTCATGTTAGATTTCACACCGGAGTCAATAAGAACATCATTTCCAACCATATTTAACGCTCTTTTAAGCTTCTTATCCTTATAGTGTGATGTAATAGAGGGGAAGACGGATGATGGATCTTTCATGCCAGCCATACCAACTCGAGTTGTGTGTCTTCCGAAATCAATCACTATCGGAACACCATCTCGCCAATCATGTTTGAATGGTTCTGTCTGCTTTGGCTCCACATAATCTTTCATCTTATAAACCTTCCTCGGAGCCAATACCTCTTGAGCAGCATCGTGTAAATCCGGCGTTTCTTTATCTGTATCTGTGGTCATAAGTAGTAAACTTTAAATATTCCCAAGAACTGGAAGAAGTATCAAGGCCACAATAATGTGATGTACTTTTTCTCTGGGAGCCCTTACTTGGAATCTGCAAGAATTGTTACGGGAACAAGGCATCACACTCTGACCAATCAGATATTCGTCCATTTCATCACACTCGTTATTACTACCTcgtgatttttttttctctcatttttttcttattttcgtGCCTATTTGAATGAAATGAAGTTTAAAGGAACTACTTCATTGCACCCCTACACACCTGACGCGGTCAAATTCTATGATCCAGCAGTAGATAACCACGTAgatgactttttttttcgcgaATTACGGGCGGTAACAAGAATAATTCTCAATTGCAAAAGTATTCTTAAATTATTAAATTCCATTGAGCATGCATAGAACCCTCGTTTCTTCCCCCTTTAACGTAAGTTCTTTTCTGGTTTAATTCGTAGGTGTCTACTGGTTGACAAAATCCCACGTGGATATTTTTACGAAGTATTCAAGGCCCTTTGAGAAGCTATAAAACGAAGTATAGGTCAAAATCAGCCATGAGTGAAGGTGAATTCTCTATCCACGGCTATAATATTGTGACGCTTCTTAAACGGTAAGTTGAGTTTGCGGTCATCCACTTTTTAGTGTGTGGTGTCTATCCATATTAGCATCCAATTGTTTATTTCATACTAATTCAGTTCTTAACTTCAGACTTGAAGCAGCAACCTCCCGGTTAGAAGATGTCACCATTTTCCAAGAAAATGCCGTGAAGGCACAAGAAGAAACAGCAGGCACTTCGGGAAGCAAAGTCGAATCCAAAGCCAAGgctgaagatgatgttATTAAAGCACCAAAGGCAAAAGAGCAATTGGAAAAGTCAAAAGCAATTCAGGCTTACGAGGATTTCATTGAAGAATATGTC
It includes:
- a CDS encoding uncharacterized protein (BUSCO:EOG09260QNB), which codes for MTTDTDKETPDLHDAAQEVLAPRKVYKMKDYVEPKQTEPFKHDWRDGVPIVIDFGRHTTRVGMAGMKDPSSVFPSITSHYKDKKLKRALNMVGNDVLIDSGVKSNMKNPFDGSIITNWNSVESILDYSFLHVGVDSQDFVENPVIMTEPLVSPFQQRSGLTELLFETYSVPKCTFGVDSLFSFYYNGGNTGLVIGSGYNSTKLIPVVGGKPILDVSKRIDWAGRQAVEYLSSSLQLKYPYFPSRINDFQVENMVKDFCYVSNDYQHEVSHYLDLDNLEKKDITLEAPFNEIAKQEKTEEELRQEEEKKKQTMKKLQEQARERRLQKLLEKEHDYEYFTTMETKLKSMNKKEVVSTLREAGFDDDKDLHNYISNLERSLKRARNQDVGENDASDQPPSFDLIDIPDEKLDEEQIKEKRKQRLMKAGYDARQRAKKEKEIARKTAEEAAKKDEEWRKSDLSSWIAARRKRLRILKKRRKDRIRLKEELTDRKSRASQLRMKNIASLASEESEGRGGRKRKATNVTIDNDPNDTFGANDDDWSIYRDIAKGSDSDVEEEYEKRIYDLEEELLRYDPEFTINDTLQAQYSWKKSIIHRFVRGPRDWDPDEQHQQHQIHLNVERIRVPEIIFQPSIAGLDQCGLGELCEQTALKRLPSELGFSGDDVSSIVGDVFLTGGSTLFKNFDSRLRLEFESFLPVGMKFNVRRAEDPLLDTWRGMAKWAVTDEAKSSYITKKQYEEMGPEYLKENRMGCAHLL